Below is a genomic region from Dehalococcoidia bacterium.
GGGCGGGGCGGCGCTCATGTCCGGCGGAGCGCCGACGAACGGCGGCGGCGTCATCGACCGCCAGCGCTGGTAGTCCGCCCGGCGCGACTTCGCCGTCGCGAGCACATCCGGCCCAGGGGCGTCCGCGGCGCGTCGCAGCTCATCGCTGGTGAAGTAGAAGACGTCCCCCGGCTCCGAAAGGGCGCCGGCTTCGACCAGCTTCCGGCCCAGCGCCAGCGCAGGCACGCGCAGCGAGCCGATGATTATGAGCTGCCAGAGGGCCCTCCCCTCGCTCATCGGCACGTGCATCTGCGCCGCTTCGAGCGCCTGGCGGAACTGCGACAGGGCCTCACCCTGCAACTTCGACTCCAGCTCTTTCGTCGCCGCCTCTCTCTGGGCGACGGCGCGGGCGATCGCTGCCGCTGGCGTGCGTTCGGGGTCGGAAAGGTAGCGCCCTACGAGCATCAGGGGCGTCCGCGGTTCTTCGGCCCACGTCGGACGCTCCGGCTCGCCCCAGCTCTCGGCGCGCCAGCCAAACTCGTCCAGGTATTCCCGGAGGCGGCTCATGAACTGAGGCCCGCCTTCGAGCGTCTCCAGCCCGTCGTAGCGCCCGCTGCGCAGCGCCTCGGCGACGGCAGGGTAACGGGCGGCCTCCTCTGCCAGCCCGGAAAGGCCGGCGCCGGCCGCAGCGCTGCCGTTCTCGAAGCCCTGCAGCAGCGTGGCCGCAAGCTGCGGGCCTTCGGGGCCAAGCGCCTGCTGAAGCATGTGCACGAGGCCGAAGGTCGGGCCCATGAAGCCGCTGATCACCTTCATCGTGAAACCAAAGGTGTGGATGGCCTCGCTCATGATGCGCTCGAACTCGGCGCCGAGTTGGGGCAGCGCCAGAGACTCGTAGTCGGCCGAGCGGATCCTGCGGCAGAAGTCCCTGATCTGCGGCAGGTAGTCCTTCGTCCAGACATCCGCGGCGCCCCGCTGGATGATCTCCGGCGTCGGGGGCCTGGGCGTCGGCATGGTGCTGAAGGCGTAACCGTTGACAAAGATCGTGTTAGCGCCCATGTAGGTGACGTACATCCGGTCCAGGAACTCGCCGCCCAGGGGCAGCATCGGCAGCGGGAAGTGCATTGGGTCGAAGAGCCAGGTCCGGGCCGCATCGGCCGGGTCCTCCCATGGCACCTCGAAGCTGTCGGACGCAACGCTAACTACCACTCAGTCCACCTCCACGTTGTTGCGTTCGCGGCCGGAGCCGCGCCTGACGCGGATCTTCTACCTCGCCGGAGCGTGGGGCAATAGCACGAGTGTGACGAGCTCACCTTATCACCGCCGGCGGAGGCGGCGGTGACGCATGAGTCGGCGTGATTAGCGGAGGAAGCGCGTGATCCCGCGCCGGCGGCGGGGGTTCTCCGTCTTCTGGTGAGCGCCTTCGATCTCCTCGCGCGTGATCTCGGCGAGGATGCGCTCCGGCGACTCACCCTTGTGCAGGCGGCGGGAGATGGCGATGCTCGCCAGCACGACG
It encodes:
- a CDS encoding PEP-utilizing enzyme; translated protein: MVVSVASDSFEVPWEDPADAARTWLFDPMHFPLPMLPLGGEFLDRMYVTYMGANTIFVNGYAFSTMPTPRPPTPEIIQRGAADVWTKDYLPQIRDFCRRIRSADYESLALPQLGAEFERIMSEAIHTFGFTMKVISGFMGPTFGLVHMLQQALGPEGPQLAATLLQGFENGSAAAGAGLSGLAEEAARYPAVAEALRSGRYDGLETLEGGPQFMSRLREYLDEFGWRAESWGEPERPTWAEEPRTPLMLVGRYLSDPERTPAAAIARAVAQREAATKELESKLQGEALSQFRQALEAAQMHVPMSEGRALWQLIIIGSLRVPALALGRKLVEAGALSEPGDVFYFTSDELRRAADAPGPDVLATAKSRRADYQRWRSMTPPPFVGAPPDMSAAPPEVQALAHLFFGAGMPEFSGREIKGQAASRGVVRGRARIIRTLAEGEFLQPGEVMVCKTTAPPWTPLFAIAAAVVTDTGGVLSHSAICAREYAIPCVVATQIGTHVIPDGATVTVDGTKGIVTIEG